In Arachis hypogaea cultivar Tifrunner chromosome 2, arahy.Tifrunner.gnm2.J5K5, whole genome shotgun sequence, a genomic segment contains:
- the LOC112744699 gene encoding uncharacterized protein, whose translation MDEFFEHTHTRKEDRTQWVDEHSRKTKDIFQERMFQADQERQAAIEAGVIDPPPVSEESIWIETVGGKRRGRVYGMGEVRDSSMVRPRVDGPTTTTSADVLDLREQIIILNREVEQHAAKYRELEDRYQREKREWQQTIESLREDLNTSNSQMDQFSHQLSSLTEYVRAMGPSSSGSRVPPPPPFTFPSSQKSTAPAPVPTPTPGRKLPPILQRPGQPQSSQREDDSDDDFDDSDDYLDEYE comes from the exons ATGGATGAGTTTTTTGAGCACACTCATACTCGCAAAGAGGATAGGACTCAATGGGTTGATGAACACTCCCGAAAGACAAAG GATATATTTCAAGAGCGTATGTTTCAGGCTGACCAAGAGCGGCAGGCTGCTATAGAGGCTGGTGTAATTGATCCACCGCCTGTCTCTGAGGAAAGCATATGGATTGAGACAGTGGGTGGAAAACGAAGAGGTAGGGTATATGGCATGGGTGAGGTAAGGGACTCTTCCATGGTGCGGCCTCGAGTTGATGGGCCAACCACGACCACCAGCGCTGATGTTTTGGATCTTAGAGAACAAATCATAATACTCAATAGGGAAGTTGAACAACATGCCGCTAAATATAGAGAGCTTGAAGACCGCTACCAAAGGGAGAAAAGAGAGTGGCAACAGACTATTGAATCCTTGCGTGAGGATCTCAACACCAGTAACTCACAGATGGATCAATTTAGTCATCAGTTGAGCAGTTTGACTGAGTATGTGAGAGCCATGGGTCCTAGTAGTTCTGGATCACGTGTTCCCCCACCTCCTCCTTTTACTTTCCCAAGCTCTCAGAAAAGCACAGCCCCAGCCCCAGTCCCAACCCCAACACCAGGTAGAAAACTTCCACCTATTCTGCAGCGACCAGGACAACCACAGAGTTCTCAAAGGGAGGATGATTCTGACGACGATTTTGATGACTCAGATGATTATTTAGACGAGTATGAGTAG